AAACGTTTTCCCTCCTGCCAAGGTAAGAAAGTCGATTCTACGATCGAGGGGGACGATCCAACGGTTGAGCAGCTCCTCAGGTCGCACGCGTTGGCGGCCGAAGTCGTCCACAATCAGTACTCCATTGTTCGCCCTCATCTGCAGGGGCGCGGCGTAGAACTTGGTGACCGGATTAAACTGCAGGTCCAGCATTTCAATCGTCAGCTCGCCACCCGCGATGATCCGCGGCCGGCGACAGAGAACCCAGCGACCGTCGCTGTCCGGCGGCACGGGCTGGTCAATTCGTTCATGGACTCCGGAGTCATAGACCGTGATGATCTGGCCATCGATCTCGACCGCGTAAGGAATCCAAACACTGTCGTGATAGATGCTGGGCAGGGTTTCAGCAAGGCTGGTTTTCCCTGTGCCGGTGGGACCGTAGAGAAAGATGGACGTGCCCGAGACCACGGCGGTGCCAAGTTGTGCCAGCGTCTCGTCGGATAGGACCAGGTGATCAAACGCCCGGTGAACGTCGGCCGGACACACAGCCGCGTTCCGCACGCTCTGTGCTCGCACCCGGCTGACGTAGGCTGGGAGGCATACCGGGGCCGGGCCTGCATACTGGTTCAGGGAGAGCAACTCCAGCGCGCGTGTTTTTCCCTGGGACGTGGTGGCGACCCGGTGGACGCCTCCGATCATCCCTTTAACTTCACAGAGCTGCTCTTTGCGCATGCGCTGAAAGATCTCTTCCACGACACCGAAACTGAGCCGCATCCGCTCGGCCAGCTCGCGCAAGGAAAGCTCACCCTCAAGGTAAAGGGTTTTCAGGGCGAGGTCTTCGAGCAGATTTCTGCGAATTCCGAGGTCTCCCAAAGCGTGCGGTACTGCGATCATGGCCGTGGTCATTGTGCACACCCTCTGCCCAGCACCCAAAACACGACGCCAGCCCCGCGACAGCGGGGCTTCCGCCGGGAAGACGACCTCCCCGCTTGCACAGCAAGTTAACTGCCAGGAGTCCTGGGAATTACCCATGCATCTTTTTTCAGTGAACATCTAGAGATAGGCTAGCGCCTAGCTGAAAAGAAAGAATTTAAACAACATTGGCCATTGGAGGTTTCACACCTCGTAGACCTGGGGCCTTTCCTAGTGAGCACCAAGCCGACCGCGAAAACTTTTCTGATCTCTTGGGATCAATCCTTCCACCCTCGCCGGCAAGCGAGATTTGATGGCTTGGTCGGTACCGACGAACTTCTTCGCCGTCAACCTACAGCTCCAGGGTGCCAGCCCAGGCATCGGCGCCGAGCGGAGTGACTTGCAGGCCTTAATCCTGTTCGTTTGGCAATCGTTCGGATAGGTGCTGGGCGTTGCGGTACGCCGGTTCGTCATCTGGGGATTCGCTCTCCGTTTATCGGCTTTACTCTGATTCGCGAAGTCCTGCGTTAGAAGGTCCAGGACATCTTACCCCCCATTGAGTAGCCCAACGCTAGCCAACTTTCGTCGCCCTTGGTCGGCGGTTTGCAAGCAGGATACGGAGGTTTGCGACCAAAGGAAACCCGACGACCATGCTGTTCGCACTTGCAGTCTTGCTCCTCCAGGGCCCGGGAATTCCTCTAACCCTGACATTTCAGGTTGACCGGGCCGACGCCCCCATGGTTCAAATCGAGTCCACAGCAGCACGCCAATTCAGCCAGAAGGCGTCGGCTCCAGACCCGGAGCTGTCTTTTAGGTCTAAGCTCCAAGACGCGGCACCTTTCATGAATCGGGCCAGCCTTTGGACGCGGGGCGATCTGTCGAAGCCATTCGGGCTGGTGGAGGAGAATCCTGCTGGGCCTGCGCTTTTCCTGCGCGACCATGTTGAGCCGCAACCTGCGGGCAGTGCTGGCTCGTCCGCGCTAGGCGCCTACACGCACGGAGTAGCCGTTCCTGGGGAGTCCTTAGATTACCAAGTAAAAACGGTGACGAGAGGGACGAAGCGGCTGTGGTATGTCTTGACCGTTGTGCACCATAGCGCCGCCACCTTCGATGCGTGGTCTACCCGCCGGATCATTGAGAGTGGGCAAGGCTACGAAATGAATCCCCTGATGCGTCCCTTCGCCAGCTCCAACGGACTGTATGCGGCAGTCCAGGTTGGGCCGGGATTGCTCGACTATCTGGGCAGGCGCATGATGAAAAGCCAGCGGCCGTGGGTTCGCCGGTTGTGGTGGCTGCCTCAAGTGGCAGGCACCACGGCCTCCCTGTGGAGCGGTGCGCACAACCTTCGCCTGGCCGTCCGTTCCACGCCGGGCTTGACTCCGCAATATCAACACATGATGAGCTCCAGCCGAAATGGGACATCCGTAGAGTGACAACTCGGCCAAGAAACGCCGCCTTGCCCGAGCACCCCATCTTCTGGGCGAGTTCTATCTTGCCGGGCAAACGGTGAGATGTCCACGCTCGGTTAGGTTCAGCAGAAACCAGAGAGCTCAGCCAGCCTGAGGAAACCGGTATCTTCCGCATCAAATCACATGAGGATGTTGAAAAACTCTTTTGGGGGTCGCCGAGTACTTTTTGCCAAACGAAGAATCAGTCACTTAAATGCGCTCTCAACGAGCGATAGCGGGATTTGGCGCAGTTTTTCAACAGCCTCACATCCTTTGGCACAGCCTGAGACAGCCAGAGTTCAGCCTGAAAAATCAAGCGGTTGAAGGGGCTTGCGCGGGCGCCCTTTGGTACGTTGCGTCGAATCCAACCCTCCCTTCCTTCCCACCTTGGGATCAACACCCTGCTTTTTCTCTTGACAATCTTACTTAGCGATGAGTAAGATAGGTTCATGCCGAGGAAGAATCCTCATGCCGCGGCCCTGGGAAGACTAGGAGGAAAGGCTCGTGCTCAAAAGACAACCCGTGAGCAGCGGAAGGCTTGGGCGCGGCTGGGTGGCCTGGCACGGGCTCGCAAACACTCGAAAGAAGAGCTATCGCGGTGGGCTAAACTCGGAGGACGCCCGGCGAAGCGCCAGAAGGGCGAAAAACGATGAAGCGCGCAGCGATTTACGCCAGGGTGAGCACACACAACGGGCAGAACCCCGAGATGCAGCTTGACGAGCTGCGCGCCTACTGCAAGCGGCGCGAGTGGGAGCTCGCCGGCGAATACGTTGACACAGGATTTAGCGGTGCCAAAGAACACCGGCCGGCCTTAGACCGTTTGCTGTCCGACTGCCGCAAGAGATTGGTGGATGCCGTGGTTGTCTACCGCTACGACCGCTTTGCCCGTAGCCTGCGCCAGCTGGTGAACGCGCTCGAAGAGTTCCGCGCTTTGGGGATTGACTTTGTGAGCCTGCACGAAGGCGTGGACACCTCGACACCCAATGGTCGCTTGATATTCGGCATCTTTGCCTTGATTGCCGAGTTCGAGCGGGAGCTATCGCCCTGGAATGTTTCCGCGGGCCACAGTAGTCCATTACGGCGGAACTAGAAGTCTCATTACCAGGCGAAGGTGCGGAATCTTCCGCCCCGGTTTGACCACGCGGAGGGCATTTTTTTGAACAATCGAGCCCATTATTTGGTAACTAC
This DNA window, taken from Candidatus Acidiferrales bacterium, encodes the following:
- a CDS encoding recombinase family protein, whose translation is MKRAAIYARVSTHNGQNPEMQLDELRAYCKRREWELAGEYVDTGFSGAKEHRPALDRLLSDCRKRLVDAVVVYRYDRFARSLRQLVNALEEFRALGIDFVSLHEGVDTSTPNGRLIFGIFALIAEFERELSPWNVSAGHSSPLRRN